The following proteins are co-located in the Microbacterium sp. SORGH_AS_0888 genome:
- a CDS encoding DUF2461 domain-containing protein — protein sequence MDFAGLHPDAVAFYAELAGDNSKRWWAANRDRYDEHVRGPFEALGAALEPEFGPVKIFRPYRDVRFSADKTPYKLHIGMVTRAPIAHYVQFSDEGLLTGGGVYQVPTPALARFRQIADDARTWGDLEATLDELRELGFEPMRDDELKTAPRGFTAAHPRIHLLRLKRLAVGRSEEAADWMWQPDAAEAIAQRWRAVSLWCEWLQENLEEELAEAASPVRRGRGG from the coding sequence GTGGACTTCGCTGGGCTGCACCCGGATGCCGTCGCCTTCTACGCCGAGCTCGCCGGCGACAACTCGAAGCGGTGGTGGGCGGCGAACCGGGACCGGTACGACGAGCACGTGCGCGGTCCGTTCGAGGCGCTCGGCGCGGCGCTCGAGCCCGAGTTCGGGCCGGTCAAGATCTTCCGCCCCTATCGCGATGTGCGGTTCAGCGCCGACAAGACACCGTACAAGCTGCACATCGGCATGGTGACTCGGGCACCGATCGCGCACTACGTGCAGTTCTCGGACGAGGGGCTGCTCACGGGCGGCGGGGTGTACCAGGTTCCGACGCCAGCGCTCGCGCGTTTCCGCCAGATCGCGGACGATGCACGCACCTGGGGCGACCTGGAGGCCACGCTCGACGAGCTGCGCGAGCTCGGCTTCGAGCCCATGCGCGACGACGAGCTGAAGACGGCGCCGCGCGGCTTCACCGCCGCTCATCCCCGCATCCATCTCCTGCGGCTCAAGCGGCTCGCCGTGGGCCGGAGCGAGGAGGCGGCGGATTGGATGTGGCAGCCGGACGCGGCAGAGGCGATCGCGCAGCGGTGGCGCGCGGTGTCGCTCTGGTGCGAATGGCTGCAGGAGAACCTCGAGGAGGAGCTCGCCGAGGCC